In Streptomyces puniciscabiei, a single genomic region encodes these proteins:
- a CDS encoding SH3 domain-containing protein: MNRGTVHLSLKAATVTASLIGATAFAIAPAGAAPAQTTAKTTSAAAFSCHVYNQSGSELNVRSGAGTTYSVIGTIPAKGKLPCGSLGESSVNRQRYKACGITSNEWMTVRINGHDGWVAVACVALGV; the protein is encoded by the coding sequence ATGAATCGGGGAACAGTGCATCTCTCTCTGAAGGCCGCGACCGTCACCGCTTCGCTCATCGGCGCCACGGCGTTCGCGATCGCACCGGCCGGCGCCGCGCCCGCGCAGACCACCGCGAAGACCACTTCCGCGGCCGCGTTCAGCTGCCACGTCTACAACCAGTCCGGCTCGGAGTTGAACGTGCGCAGCGGGGCCGGGACGACGTACTCCGTCATCGGCACCATCCCCGCCAAGGGCAAGCTGCCGTGCGGCAGCCTCGGCGAGAGCTCCGTGAACCGTCAGCGGTACAAGGCGTGCGGCATCACCAGCAACGAGTGGATGACCGTCCGGATCAACGGCCACGACGGCTGGGTGGCCGTGGCGTGCGTGGCACTGGGCGTCTGA
- a CDS encoding BRO-N domain-containing protein, protein MSEPSKRPDSSERHEAIDISDFVYAATGARVRRLTMPDGSHWFPAVDVCKELGHTNPQKALADHVPTDHRESLETLTGGYGLSIPAGREWRRDLNVISLQGLILLVNACTKPACAPFKQWAAEVIETVQREGSYTLEEAEVQPLEPGAPIAYAMPEQVAEAIVRLEAHNLQLDEELANGQRKSIALQEETLVLQRESLTLQREMLATQKATLAVQQAMVRAMERIADRLDALVLGPRMSAGHVGVLPTTESVLADWRQRLSVTADVWAVAVVIAPVLVEKGELREPLESLAARTGLSVHRVNECLRLLRKHACIRSRGGAEDGAPVYVLNPS, encoded by the coding sequence ATGAGCGAACCCAGCAAGCGACCCGACTCGTCCGAACGGCACGAGGCCATCGACATCAGCGACTTCGTGTACGCGGCGACCGGAGCCCGTGTGCGGAGGCTGACCATGCCGGACGGGAGTCACTGGTTTCCGGCGGTGGATGTGTGCAAGGAGCTCGGGCACACCAACCCGCAAAAGGCACTCGCCGACCATGTGCCGACCGACCATCGAGAGTCTCTCGAGACCCTAACTGGAGGTTACGGTCTCAGCATTCCCGCAGGTAGAGAGTGGCGCCGAGACCTGAATGTCATCTCACTCCAAGGTCTCATCCTTCTCGTCAACGCCTGCACCAAACCCGCCTGCGCCCCCTTCAAGCAGTGGGCCGCCGAGGTCATCGAGACCGTGCAGCGGGAGGGTTCCTACACCCTGGAAGAAGCCGAGGTGCAGCCCCTCGAGCCGGGCGCTCCGATCGCCTACGCCATGCCGGAGCAGGTCGCCGAGGCGATCGTCCGGCTCGAGGCGCACAACCTTCAATTGGACGAGGAGCTGGCGAACGGTCAGCGCAAATCGATCGCGCTGCAGGAGGAAACGCTGGTTCTGCAGAGGGAGTCCCTGACTCTGCAGCGGGAGATGCTGGCCACGCAGAAGGCCACCCTCGCCGTGCAGCAGGCCATGGTCCGGGCGATGGAACGGATCGCGGACCGGCTCGACGCCCTGGTCCTGGGCCCTCGGATGTCTGCCGGGCACGTCGGTGTGCTGCCCACCACGGAATCCGTACTGGCCGACTGGCGGCAACGCCTCTCCGTCACGGCGGACGTATGGGCCGTGGCCGTCGTCATCGCACCTGTCCTCGTGGAGAAGGGTGAGCTGCGGGAGCCGCTTGAATCGCTTGCCGCCCGTACGGGGCTCTCCGTGCACCGCGTCAACGAGTGTCTGCGCCTGCTGCGCAAGCACGCTTGTATCCGCTCTCGCGGTGGCGCCGAGGACGGGGCGCCTGTGTATGTGCTGAACCCGTCCTGA
- a CDS encoding dihydrolipoamide acetyltransferase family protein, whose translation MTTMTQALVREFRMPDVGEGLTEAEILKWYVQPGDTVTDGQVVCEVETAKAAVELPIPYDGVVRALHFPEGTTVDVGTSIIAVEVTGTAPAEAPAEQPQAAAVESEPEPEAKPEGRQPVLVGYGVSTSSTKRRPRKGPEVTVPAPAQAIQTELNGHGHGAVVGTPRPLAKPPVRKLAKDLGVDLALVTPSGPDGIITRDDVHAAATPKPAEPAPAPVAAPAVAPAPVASYDGTRETRIPVKGVRKATAAAMVGSAFTAPHVTEFVTVDVTRTMKLVEELKQDKEMQGLRVNPLLLIAKALLVAIKRNPQINASWDEAAQEIVVKHYVNLGIAAATPRGLIVPNIKDAHDKTLPQLAEALGELVATAREGKTSPAAMQGGTVTITNVGVFGVDTGTPILNPGESAILAIGAIKLQPWVHKGKVKPRQVTTLALSFDHRLVDGELGSKVLADVAAILEQPKRLITWA comes from the coding sequence GTGACGACGATGACGCAAGCGCTGGTACGTGAGTTCAGGATGCCGGACGTCGGCGAGGGACTCACCGAGGCGGAGATCCTCAAGTGGTACGTCCAGCCCGGGGACACGGTCACCGACGGGCAGGTGGTGTGTGAGGTCGAGACGGCCAAGGCGGCCGTTGAACTGCCCATCCCCTACGACGGCGTGGTCCGCGCACTGCACTTCCCCGAGGGCACCACGGTCGACGTGGGCACCTCCATCATCGCGGTAGAAGTGACCGGCACGGCACCCGCCGAAGCCCCGGCCGAGCAGCCGCAGGCAGCTGCCGTGGAGTCGGAGCCGGAGCCGGAGGCCAAGCCGGAGGGCCGCCAGCCCGTCCTGGTCGGCTATGGCGTGTCGACGTCCTCCACCAAGCGCCGTCCCCGCAAGGGTCCCGAGGTCACGGTCCCGGCGCCGGCCCAGGCGATCCAGACCGAGCTGAACGGCCACGGCCACGGCGCGGTCGTCGGCACGCCCCGCCCGCTGGCCAAGCCGCCGGTGCGCAAGCTGGCCAAGGACCTCGGCGTCGACCTGGCCCTGGTCACCCCGTCCGGCCCGGACGGCATCATCACCCGCGACGACGTCCACGCAGCGGCCACGCCGAAGCCGGCGGAGCCGGCACCGGCCCCGGTCGCCGCGCCTGCGGTGGCGCCGGCCCCGGTCGCCTCCTATGACGGCACGCGTGAGACCCGTATCCCGGTCAAGGGTGTCCGCAAGGCCACGGCGGCGGCGATGGTCGGCTCGGCGTTCACCGCGCCGCATGTCACGGAGTTCGTGACGGTCGACGTGACCCGCACGATGAAGCTGGTCGAGGAGCTGAAGCAGGACAAGGAGATGCAGGGCCTGCGGGTCAACCCGCTGCTGCTGATCGCCAAGGCCCTGCTGGTCGCCATCAAGCGCAACCCGCAGATCAACGCGTCCTGGGACGAAGCGGCGCAGGAGATCGTGGTCAAGCACTACGTCAACCTGGGCATCGCGGCGGCCACCCCGCGCGGCCTGATCGTGCCCAACATCAAGGACGCGCACGACAAGACGCTCCCCCAACTGGCCGAGGCCCTGGGCGAGTTGGTGGCGACGGCCCGCGAGGGTAAGACGTCCCCGGCGGCCATGCAGGGCGGCACGGTGACCATCACCAACGTCGGCGTCTTCGGCGTCGACACCGGCACGCCGATCCTCAACCCCGGCGAGTCGGCGATCCTCGCGATCGGCGCGATCAAGCTCCAGCCCTGGGTCCACAAGGGCAAGGTCAAGCCGCGTCAGGTGACGACCCTGGCACTCAGCTTCGACCACCGCCTGGTCGACGGCGAACTCGGCTCCAAGGTCCTGGCAGACGTGGCGGCGATTCTGGAGCAGCCGAAAAGGTTGATTACCTGGGCGTGA